In one window of Opitutaceae bacterium DNA:
- the dxs gene encoding 1-deoxy-D-xylulose-5-phosphate synthase, whose translation MSDSKRSPDPAPAKTPVLGLIRNPGDLRKLPESDLPRLAQEIRDRLIAVTSVNGGHLGPNLGVVELTIGLHRVFDSPRDNLIFDVAHQGYVHKLLTGRNDEKFSAIRRSGGYSGFLTRTESQHDCYGAGHAGTALSAALGMATARDLRGTDEHVIAVLGDAALTCGITMEALNNIATSTKRLIVILNDNEWSIARNVGALSKYLTEMITNPVYNRMHDDLESFLKRVPGGNSLIRIGGRAKVGAKSMMVPSSLFEKYGLRYLGPIDGHDLEQVIRNLEFAKHSDQPIVIHLITKKGKGYPVALKQPERFHGTSPFDPDNGQPKASTSAAPPTYQDVFGETLTAFARNDPKVVGITAAMPSGTGLSHLAEALPKQFFDVGIAEEHAVLFAAGLATKGFHPVCAIYSTFLQRAVDPIIHDICLQNLPVTFCMDRAGLSPNDGPTHHGLFDIAYLRGSPNTIIMQPKDEDELIDMLHTGIKTPSPTFIRYPRGASVGVKRKSRPAPLAIGESELIRPGTDIMIWALGPMVADAVRISDHLLLHEGFSVGVVNARFAKPIDRERLIAHAGEVSLIVTMEDHALAGGFGSAVLETLQDAHRLIPVERIGWPDTFVDHGSSPEILRAAHGLSFEDHIRRVTDHFRRLDQDPVEAMV comes from the coding sequence ATGAGCGATTCGAAGCGTTCCCCAGACCCGGCCCCGGCCAAAACTCCCGTTCTCGGGCTGATCCGGAACCCGGGCGACCTGAGGAAACTCCCCGAGAGTGACCTTCCGAGGCTCGCCCAGGAAATCCGCGACCGCCTCATCGCGGTCACATCGGTCAACGGCGGCCACCTCGGGCCCAATCTGGGAGTGGTCGAGCTGACCATCGGTCTGCACCGGGTATTCGATTCCCCCCGCGACAATCTGATCTTCGACGTGGCCCATCAGGGCTATGTCCACAAATTGCTGACCGGACGGAATGACGAGAAATTCAGCGCCATCCGCAGGTCCGGCGGCTACAGCGGATTTCTGACCCGCACCGAAAGCCAGCACGACTGCTACGGGGCCGGACACGCCGGCACCGCCCTTTCAGCCGCCCTCGGGATGGCGACCGCCCGGGATCTCCGTGGGACCGATGAACACGTCATCGCCGTTCTCGGCGACGCCGCCCTCACCTGCGGGATCACCATGGAGGCGCTCAACAATATCGCCACCTCGACCAAGCGGCTCATTGTCATTCTCAATGACAACGAATGGTCGATCGCCCGCAACGTCGGCGCCCTTTCCAAGTACCTGACCGAGATGATCACCAATCCGGTCTACAACCGGATGCACGACGATCTTGAATCTTTCCTCAAGCGGGTCCCCGGTGGCAATTCCCTCATCCGGATCGGAGGCCGGGCCAAGGTCGGGGCCAAAAGCATGATGGTTCCCTCGTCGCTTTTCGAGAAATACGGCCTGCGCTACCTCGGCCCGATTGATGGCCATGACCTCGAACAGGTCATCCGGAATCTGGAATTCGCCAAACACTCCGATCAGCCCATCGTCATCCACCTCATCACCAAGAAGGGCAAGGGGTACCCGGTCGCCCTCAAGCAGCCGGAGCGCTTCCACGGGACCAGCCCTTTCGATCCGGACAACGGACAGCCCAAGGCCAGCACCTCGGCCGCCCCTCCGACCTACCAGGACGTCTTCGGTGAGACCCTGACCGCTTTCGCCCGGAACGACCCCAAGGTTGTCGGGATCACCGCGGCGATGCCGAGCGGGACCGGTCTCAGCCATCTGGCGGAGGCTCTGCCCAAGCAGTTCTTCGATGTCGGCATCGCCGAGGAACACGCCGTTCTCTTCGCCGCAGGCCTCGCCACCAAGGGTTTCCATCCGGTCTGTGCCATCTATTCAACCTTCCTGCAGCGAGCCGTCGATCCGATCATCCACGATATCTGCCTGCAGAATCTGCCCGTCACCTTCTGCATGGACCGTGCCGGACTGAGTCCCAACGACGGACCCACTCACCACGGACTGTTCGACATCGCCTACCTTCGCGGCAGCCCGAACACCATCATCATGCAGCCGAAGGACGAGGACGAGCTGATCGACATGCTGCATACGGGTATCAAGACCCCGTCACCCACCTTCATCCGCTACCCGCGCGGGGCGTCCGTCGGGGTGAAGAGGAAGTCCAGGCCGGCCCCTCTTGCGATCGGCGAATCCGAACTGATCCGACCCGGGACGGACATCATGATCTGGGCCCTCGGCCCGATGGTGGCCGATGCCGTCCGCATCAGCGACCACCTCCTGCTGCACGAAGGTTTCTCGGTCGGCGTGGTCAATGCCCGCTTTGCCAAACCAATCGACCGGGAACGGCTGATCGCCCACGCCGGTGAGGTCAGCCTGATCGTCACGATGGAAGATCATGCCCTCGCCGGGGGATTCGGCAGCGCGGTTCTCGAGACACTCCAGGATGCCCACCGGTTGATCCCGGTCGAACGGATCGGCTGGCCCGACACTTTCGTCGACCATGGCAGCAGTCCGGAGATCCTGCGCGCAGCCCACGGCCTCTCTTTCGAAGACCACATCCGCCGGGTCACCGACCATTTCCGCCGCCTCGATCAGGACCCGGTGGAAGCAATGGTCTGA
- the xseB gene encoding exodeoxyribonuclease VII small subunit encodes MASNDRAKLSFEQALEKLEQLIAQMEDGDIALADLLEKYESGTALLRVCETRLKEAELKIEQLRASAEGVGLTAFETDKS; translated from the coding sequence GTGGCATCAAACGACCGCGCAAAACTATCTTTCGAACAAGCACTTGAGAAGCTGGAGCAGCTGATTGCCCAGATGGAGGACGGCGACATCGCTCTCGCCGACCTTCTGGAGAAGTACGAATCGGGCACGGCACTGCTGCGTGTCTGTGAAACCCGACTCAAGGAAGCCGAACTGAAGATTGAGCAACTCCGCGCCTCGGCTGAAGGTGTTGGATTGACCGCGTTTGAAACCGACAAGTCCTGA
- a CDS encoding endonuclease/exonuclease/phosphatase family protein, producing MRGRWRPGLLRWSLLLLGGLASAEGGDGSVRVATYNLQNYLAMDRRVDGTFRPDYPKPESEKTALRRVIRSVEPDILALQEMGPRPYLEELWRDLETEGLVYPYRVLLEAADEERHTAVLSRIPFVENRSIDLLHFRYFDGKEAVKRGLIELVFECEGERWSLFVVHLKSRYTDREDDPESGIRRVGEARAIRDVILERYPDPSAGAFMIAGDLNDTKGSRSLNALLKRGGTEISRAVPAINQWGQTWTHYYGKEEVYSRADYLPVSAASSSRVVGGRGAVRTDVAARASDHRLVWLISISRIEIPGSTAAGYCRYDNRPVGGDDPPSQRTVIGTMISLWPGAET from the coding sequence ATGAGGGGCCGGTGGCGGCCGGGCCTTCTCCGATGGTCCCTCCTCCTGCTGGGCGGTCTTGCGTCGGCCGAAGGCGGCGATGGCTCCGTCCGGGTGGCGACCTACAACCTGCAGAATTACCTGGCCATGGACCGGCGGGTCGACGGAACCTTCCGGCCGGATTACCCCAAACCCGAGTCGGAGAAAACGGCCCTTCGCCGGGTGATCCGGTCCGTCGAACCCGATATCCTTGCACTTCAGGAGATGGGCCCGCGCCCCTACCTGGAGGAATTGTGGCGGGATCTGGAGACCGAGGGTCTGGTTTATCCTTATCGGGTTCTCCTTGAGGCGGCCGATGAGGAACGCCACACGGCGGTGCTTTCCCGCATCCCGTTCGTGGAGAACCGCTCGATCGATTTGCTGCACTTCCGGTATTTCGACGGAAAGGAGGCGGTCAAGCGGGGCCTGATCGAGCTGGTTTTCGAATGCGAAGGCGAAAGGTGGAGCCTCTTTGTCGTTCACCTGAAGAGCCGCTATACGGATCGCGAGGACGATCCGGAGTCCGGGATCCGAAGGGTCGGGGAGGCCCGGGCGATCCGGGATGTCATCCTCGAACGGTATCCGGATCCTTCCGCCGGTGCTTTCATGATTGCCGGCGACTTGAACGATACGAAGGGGTCACGATCGCTGAACGCCCTGCTCAAGCGGGGTGGAACGGAGATTTCGCGCGCGGTTCCCGCCATCAACCAGTGGGGCCAGACCTGGACCCATTATTATGGCAAAGAGGAGGTCTACAGCCGGGCGGATTACCTTCCGGTTTCAGCCGCATCTTCCTCCCGGGTGGTCGGAGGCCGGGGCGCGGTCAGAACTGACGTCGCGGCCCGGGCCAGTGATCATCGGTTGGTCTGGCTGATCTCGATTTCGCGGATTGAGATCCCCGGGTCAACGGCGGCGGGCTATTGCCGCTACGACAACCGACCCGTGGGCGGGGACGACCCACCTTCTCAGCGCACGGTGATCGGAACGATGATCTCGCTCTGGCCGGGGGCGGAAACGTAG
- a CDS encoding IPT/TIG domain-containing protein produces MLEEYTDITKFTVVNRYALTLDVNRAPVGAKVSILGRGFTQADAVLVGGMPARTEFQSPTSISFYVPAVAPGQNHPVSLSSGLSVGTLRVDPATVRVVPSSLDLASGASSMLIFSIPSPAPAGGMAIQVTTDVPDSVIMPEVIVPAGDRSVNVSIRGGTPGSGSIYVSAPGQSEIIVPITVR; encoded by the coding sequence GTGCTCGAGGAATACACGGACATCACGAAGTTCACCGTGGTCAACCGCTATGCCCTGACCCTCGACGTCAATCGGGCGCCGGTCGGGGCCAAGGTCAGCATTCTCGGCCGCGGTTTCACCCAGGCCGATGCCGTCCTCGTGGGCGGCATGCCGGCCAGGACGGAGTTCCAGTCGCCGACCTCGATCAGCTTTTACGTCCCCGCGGTTGCTCCCGGCCAGAACCACCCGGTCAGCCTTTCCAGCGGTCTGAGCGTCGGCACCTTGCGGGTCGACCCGGCCACCGTCCGGGTGGTGCCCTCGTCGCTCGACCTGGCCAGCGGTGCCAGCTCCATGCTGATCTTCTCCATCCCGTCTCCGGCTCCCGCCGGCGGTATGGCCATCCAGGTGACGACTGACGTTCCCGACAGTGTGATCATGCCCGAGGTGATCGTCCCTGCCGGCGACCGTTCGGTCAATGTCTCCATCCGCGGCGGAACGCCCGGCTCGGGCTCGATCTACGTTTCCGCCCCCGGCCAGAGCGAGATCATCGTTCCGATCACCGTGCGCTGA
- a CDS encoding coproporphyrinogen-III oxidase family protein — protein sequence MPSVLHERDLDCSAGILLDNFGGGFDEWTVEVAPGSVRPEKLRRLRERGVTRISMGVQTFQPGLLEALGRPHSTEQVLRAYEWIREADFPSVSLDLIFAVPGQDAEGLRADLDEAVRLAPDHLSTYCLTFEEDTALYVRLGEGKVVRSEETERELYRETWHRLAAAGYHQYEVSNFARPGHQCNHNLNTWRMGEWIGLGPAAASQQDGWRGGNPPDLDAWLGDLSGGIRGRAGREDLQPVRLAEDALIFGLRLREGVSLPALARRFPRVAFDPLNSLLTSLEEEGLLERPGDGVIRLTEEGLLVCDAVGVELMGLPV from the coding sequence ATGCCCTCGGTCCTGCACGAACGCGACCTGGACTGCTCTGCAGGCATCCTCCTGGACAATTTCGGCGGCGGATTCGACGAGTGGACGGTGGAGGTGGCGCCCGGCTCGGTGCGTCCGGAGAAACTCCGGCGTCTGCGCGAACGCGGGGTGACCCGCATTTCCATGGGGGTGCAGACCTTTCAGCCCGGGCTGCTCGAGGCACTTGGGCGCCCGCATTCGACCGAACAGGTCCTGCGCGCTTACGAGTGGATACGCGAGGCGGATTTCCCCAGCGTCAGCCTCGATCTCATATTCGCCGTTCCGGGTCAGGACGCGGAGGGCCTGCGGGCGGATCTGGATGAAGCCGTCCGGCTGGCCCCGGACCACCTCTCCACCTATTGCCTGACCTTCGAGGAGGACACCGCACTCTATGTGCGCCTGGGCGAGGGGAAGGTGGTCCGGAGCGAAGAGACGGAGCGCGAACTCTACCGCGAGACCTGGCATCGTCTGGCGGCGGCGGGCTACCACCAGTACGAAGTATCCAATTTCGCGCGCCCGGGTCACCAATGTAATCACAATTTGAATACGTGGAGGATGGGGGAGTGGATCGGCCTGGGTCCGGCGGCGGCCAGTCAGCAGGACGGCTGGCGTGGCGGGAATCCGCCGGACCTCGACGCCTGGCTGGGCGATCTTTCCGGAGGGATCCGCGGCCGGGCCGGCCGGGAGGATCTCCAGCCGGTCCGGTTGGCCGAGGATGCGCTCATCTTCGGACTGCGCCTGCGCGAAGGGGTGAGTCTGCCCGCCCTGGCCCGGCGCTTCCCCCGGGTTGCCTTCGATCCGCTGAACTCTCTTTTGACATCGCTGGAGGAAGAGGGTCTGCTGGAAAGACCGGGCGACGGTGTCATCCGCCTGACCGAGGAAGGCTTGCTGGTTTGCGACGCGGTCGGGGTCGAATTGATGGGATTGCCGGTGTGA
- a CDS encoding M23 family metallopeptidase: MYRTIFWMTVGLAWALSPSGAGAGPAFVWPTPNEAYSRGAPFEDYVQPTVSGLVVSGLFGCVRTDGNQFHEGLDLKATQRDRKGEPTDEVRAIQNGVVAYVSRRSGNSSFGIYVVIEHRGLDLPVISLYAHLRKVEGTLNVGDQVMAGQVIGTMGRTAAGYPIPKERAHLHLETGLWLSREFQSWYDRQGYGSRNLHGVFNGMNTVGFDFHDLVDRLASGQVTGITDYLVRQPTAVTVEWGGSRIPDFVERYPQLLTMPLPESVTGFRVDVTWYGLPVRWTPLVQPVRGPAGQVNIVFHDRDLLERYPCLDLVKESGAQVRAGGRLDRLFGILFAD; encoded by the coding sequence ATGTATCGAACGATATTCTGGATGACCGTCGGTCTCGCCTGGGCATTGTCTCCGTCGGGAGCAGGGGCCGGGCCCGCCTTTGTCTGGCCGACGCCGAATGAGGCCTACAGCCGGGGCGCCCCTTTCGAAGACTATGTCCAGCCGACGGTTTCGGGGTTGGTTGTGTCCGGGCTCTTCGGGTGTGTCCGCACCGACGGGAACCAGTTTCACGAGGGATTGGATCTGAAAGCGACCCAACGTGATCGCAAGGGCGAACCGACCGACGAAGTCCGTGCGATTCAGAACGGCGTGGTCGCGTATGTCAGCCGTCGGTCGGGCAACAGCAGTTTCGGCATCTACGTCGTGATCGAGCATCGCGGGCTCGACCTGCCGGTGATCAGCCTGTATGCGCACCTGCGGAAAGTGGAGGGGACCCTGAATGTGGGCGATCAGGTGATGGCCGGACAGGTCATCGGCACAATGGGTCGGACCGCGGCGGGTTACCCGATTCCCAAGGAGCGGGCCCATCTCCACCTCGAGACCGGCCTCTGGCTGAGCCGGGAGTTTCAGTCCTGGTACGACAGGCAGGGATACGGAAGCAGGAATCTGCACGGCGTCTTCAACGGAATGAACACCGTGGGGTTTGATTTCCATGATCTTGTCGACCGTCTGGCCTCGGGGCAGGTCACCGGGATCACGGATTATCTTGTGCGTCAACCGACGGCGGTGACGGTGGAATGGGGGGGGAGCCGGATTCCCGACTTTGTCGAGCGCTACCCGCAGCTCCTGACCATGCCGCTTCCCGAGAGCGTCACGGGCTTCAGGGTGGATGTGACCTGGTACGGCCTTCCGGTCCGCTGGACACCCCTCGTGCAACCGGTCAGGGGGCCGGCAGGTCAGGTGAATATCGTGTTTCACGACCGGGATTTGCTGGAACGTTATCCCTGCCTGGATCTGGTGAAGGAGAGTGGCGCCCAAGTGCGGGCGGGCGGTCGGCTGGATCGTCTATTCGGAATTCTCTTTGCCGATTGA
- a CDS encoding riboflavin synthase has protein sequence MTLMFTGIVESCGEVVSIRELPGSWRLGVRAPEITDGVGMGDSVAVNGCCLTVVGCGGGLLEFDLLAETRRVTNLGDIEVGSGVNLERSLKWDGRIGGHFVSGHIDSTGRILAIEPRGKDVYLRVVPDGDHRQLLVGKGCIAVDGISLTLAEVDDVGFAIWLIPHTLEVTNLGRRKSGEAVNLEFDLLGKYVQRFLTLKQSESPYNSPKAEATD, from the coding sequence ATGACCCTCATGTTTACGGGTATCGTGGAGTCCTGCGGTGAGGTGGTGTCGATCCGGGAATTGCCGGGTTCCTGGCGGCTGGGTGTCCGGGCGCCGGAGATCACCGATGGTGTGGGCATGGGCGACAGTGTCGCGGTCAACGGCTGCTGCCTGACCGTGGTCGGGTGTGGCGGCGGCCTGCTCGAGTTTGATCTGTTGGCTGAAACACGCCGGGTAACCAATCTCGGGGATATCGAGGTCGGCTCGGGGGTGAATCTGGAGAGGAGTCTGAAGTGGGATGGAAGGATCGGAGGTCATTTCGTCAGCGGCCATATCGATTCGACCGGCCGGATTCTCGCGATCGAGCCGAGAGGGAAGGATGTCTACCTGCGCGTTGTGCCCGACGGTGACCATCGTCAGTTGCTGGTCGGCAAGGGCTGTATCGCGGTGGACGGGATTTCGCTCACCCTGGCCGAGGTGGATGATGTAGGTTTTGCCATCTGGTTGATTCCCCACACCCTCGAGGTGACCAACCTGGGACGTCGAAAGAGCGGTGAGGCGGTCAACCTGGAATTCGACCTTCTCGGGAAGTATGTGCAGCGCTTCCTCACCTTGAAGCAGTCGGAGAGTCCCTACAATTCACCGAAGGCGGAAGCGACAGATTAG
- a CDS encoding uracil-DNA glycosylase, with the protein MRCQMEALIAELNRLKQEGVTHVAVSDDALEHLRAVVALRSGGQRALVEDRATKSGRVSLPENHIRTEDAAKTLAEIFTAANANARNAPEPVASPSKGAAGDSAPGKIPLPSPIVLPVGTKQHRWEALRDRVLNCPECNAHVQPGKKVVFGIGNLDADIFFCGEAPGAEEEIKGEPFVGPAGEVLTKIIKAMGLTREDVYIGNIMNWRPEMPTAHGNRPPTPEETAFCLPYLRAQIEVVNPKVVVALGATAAKGLLGAEQFSTLGRARGQVHTFENRPLVVTYHPSYLLRSQPLRTRRMVWEDMLQVMELVGLPISEKQRGFFL; encoded by the coding sequence ATGCGCTGCCAGATGGAGGCCCTGATCGCCGAACTCAATCGGCTCAAGCAGGAAGGCGTGACCCATGTCGCCGTCAGCGACGACGCTCTTGAGCATCTCCGAGCGGTGGTGGCATTGCGCTCAGGCGGCCAAAGGGCGCTCGTGGAGGACCGGGCAACCAAGTCCGGACGGGTCAGCCTGCCCGAGAATCATATCCGCACCGAGGACGCCGCGAAGACCCTGGCCGAGATTTTCACGGCGGCGAACGCGAATGCCCGGAATGCGCCGGAGCCGGTGGCGTCGCCGTCGAAGGGAGCAGCCGGCGACAGTGCTCCGGGGAAAATCCCGCTCCCGTCGCCGATCGTCCTGCCGGTGGGGACCAAGCAGCATCGATGGGAGGCGTTGAGGGACCGGGTTCTGAATTGTCCGGAGTGCAACGCTCATGTTCAGCCCGGAAAAAAGGTCGTTTTCGGGATCGGCAATCTGGATGCCGACATTTTTTTCTGTGGTGAAGCGCCCGGAGCGGAGGAGGAGATCAAGGGCGAGCCGTTTGTCGGTCCGGCCGGAGAGGTCCTGACCAAGATCATCAAGGCAATGGGCCTGACTCGTGAGGACGTCTATATCGGCAATATCATGAATTGGCGTCCGGAGATGCCGACGGCGCATGGCAACCGTCCACCGACTCCCGAGGAAACCGCTTTCTGCCTTCCCTACCTGAGGGCCCAGATCGAAGTGGTGAATCCCAAGGTGGTGGTGGCGCTGGGGGCTACCGCGGCCAAGGGATTGCTCGGGGCGGAGCAGTTCTCGACCTTGGGCCGTGCCCGTGGCCAGGTCCACACCTTCGAGAATCGTCCGCTCGTGGTCACCTATCACCCGTCCTATCTGCTGCGGAGCCAGCCGCTCCGGACCCGCCGAATGGTCTGGGAGGACATGCTCCAGGTCATGGAACTGGTCGGCCTTCCCATCTCGGAAAAGCAGCGCGGCTTCTTCCTCTGA
- a CDS encoding heterodisulfide reductase-related iron-sulfur binding cluster — MQHSIPIEKRGPNGPEMARAIEACVHCGFCLPTCPTYLTMGQEIDSPRGRIFLMKEVLEGRLDPSKAEPHIDNCLGCLACVTACPSGVKYGELVTPYRAWSEPDRRRGVIDRIRRGILLSTLPFPSRFRVSIALGRMARPIRGILPGFLSGMLEMVPADPPPPRDDLLECYPALGARRARVGLLAGCAQQVLSPAINRSAIRVLNRNGIEVVVPRGQACCGALALHTGAGEAARTVARRNLLAFPDDLDAVLTTAAGCGSGIHEYGLLFKGHPEESRARSFAARTRDICVFLEEVGFIPPPDPVGENRIVAYHDACHLAHAQGVRQAPRNLLRSIPGLQVRDIPEADICCGSAGSYNIEHPATAGELGRRKARHLAGTRADVVVTGNIGCLMQLRRHLLESGTDLEVLHTVQLLDART, encoded by the coding sequence GTGCAACACTCCATCCCCATCGAGAAGCGAGGTCCGAACGGACCGGAAATGGCACGGGCGATCGAGGCCTGCGTGCATTGTGGATTCTGCCTGCCGACCTGTCCGACCTACCTGACGATGGGCCAGGAGATCGACTCCCCCCGCGGACGGATCTTTCTGATGAAGGAAGTCCTCGAGGGTCGATTGGATCCTTCCAAAGCCGAGCCTCACATCGACAATTGTCTCGGCTGTCTGGCCTGTGTCACGGCCTGTCCGTCCGGTGTGAAATACGGCGAGTTGGTCACCCCCTACCGCGCGTGGTCCGAGCCCGATCGGCGGCGAGGCGTGATCGATCGGATCCGCCGCGGCATCCTTCTCTCGACCCTGCCCTTCCCCAGTCGATTCCGCGTCTCCATCGCGCTTGGCCGAATGGCCCGACCGATCCGCGGGATCCTCCCGGGGTTCCTCTCCGGCATGCTCGAGATGGTCCCTGCGGATCCCCCTCCGCCGCGCGACGATCTCCTGGAGTGTTATCCGGCCCTCGGCGCCCGCCGGGCCCGGGTGGGTCTGCTCGCCGGTTGCGCCCAGCAGGTCCTCTCACCCGCCATCAACCGCTCCGCCATCCGCGTTCTGAATCGAAACGGAATCGAGGTGGTCGTGCCCCGAGGTCAAGCCTGCTGTGGCGCACTTGCCCTGCATACCGGAGCCGGGGAGGCCGCCCGGACCGTCGCCCGCCGCAATCTCCTGGCCTTTCCCGACGATCTTGATGCCGTCCTGACCACCGCCGCCGGTTGCGGATCGGGCATTCACGAATACGGACTGCTCTTCAAGGGCCATCCCGAAGAGTCCAGGGCCAGATCCTTTGCGGCCCGGACCCGTGACATCTGTGTATTCCTTGAGGAAGTCGGATTCATTCCACCGCCCGACCCGGTCGGTGAGAACCGGATCGTCGCCTACCACGACGCCTGCCACCTCGCCCACGCCCAGGGCGTGCGGCAGGCGCCGCGCAACCTGCTCCGGTCAATCCCCGGGCTCCAGGTGCGGGATATTCCCGAGGCGGACATCTGCTGTGGTTCGGCAGGCAGCTACAACATCGAACATCCGGCAACTGCCGGGGAGCTTGGGCGGCGGAAAGCCCGCCATCTCGCCGGGACCCGGGCCGACGTCGTGGTCACCGGCAATATCGGCTGCCTCATGCAGTTGCGCCGCCACCTCCTTGAGTCGGGCACGGACCTCGAGGTGTTGCACACCGTGCAGCTTCTCGATGCGCGCACCTGA
- a CDS encoding FAD-binding protein has product MNKPQGNDGDPPAPASIGELRDALLAHPRILALGGGSKWTRRRTADGIVPISTAAFRGITEYQPDEYTISARSGTPLREVEAALQEHGQFLPFDPPFAADGATLGGAVATGLSGSGSQRHGQMRDFILAVQLMTGNGSLIRGGARVVKNSAGFDLPKLVVGSLGRFGILTEITFKVFPAPAAVRHLRVHCPDLNDAVARIIRLNRSHLVLDALDLEPPGTLHLTLAGQADSLVERVDRLGAFLDREVSNGEPDLLNRRMAAPPAGDGEGCRVKLALTPSAIPAIDRDFRAAGARTLYTFGGATGWVAWPGNASSLISILNRHQLTGMVFRGDGAPHLAGGFPGAVMADRIRHALDPDDRFPGLPGSL; this is encoded by the coding sequence GTGAATAAGCCGCAAGGGAACGATGGAGATCCGCCGGCCCCGGCTTCGATCGGGGAACTGCGCGACGCGCTGCTCGCCCACCCCCGGATCCTCGCCCTGGGCGGCGGCAGCAAGTGGACCCGGCGTCGGACGGCGGACGGCATCGTGCCGATCTCGACCGCGGCCTTCCGCGGGATCACGGAGTATCAGCCTGATGAATACACGATCTCCGCCCGTTCGGGAACCCCGTTGCGCGAGGTCGAGGCGGCCCTGCAGGAACACGGCCAGTTCCTGCCCTTCGATCCTCCCTTTGCCGCGGACGGCGCCACCCTGGGCGGTGCCGTCGCGACGGGCCTGAGCGGTTCCGGCAGCCAGCGCCACGGCCAGATGCGCGATTTCATTCTTGCCGTTCAGCTGATGACCGGCAACGGCAGCCTCATCCGGGGCGGGGCCAGGGTGGTCAAGAACTCGGCCGGTTTCGACCTTCCGAAACTGGTGGTCGGAAGCCTCGGCCGTTTCGGTATCCTGACCGAGATCACCTTCAAGGTCTTTCCCGCTCCCGCCGCTGTCCGCCACCTGCGCGTTCACTGCCCGGACCTCAACGACGCGGTGGCCCGGATCATCCGGTTGAATCGATCACACCTCGTTCTCGACGCACTTGATCTGGAACCTCCGGGCACCCTCCACCTCACTCTCGCGGGTCAGGCCGATTCTCTGGTTGAGCGTGTCGACCGGCTGGGAGCCTTTCTCGACCGCGAGGTCTCGAACGGCGAACCGGATCTGCTGAACCGGAGGATGGCCGCGCCGCCGGCTGGGGATGGCGAAGGCTGCCGGGTCAAGCTCGCGCTCACACCGTCCGCCATCCCGGCGATCGACCGCGATTTCCGGGCGGCCGGCGCACGCACGCTTTACACCTTCGGCGGAGCCACCGGCTGGGTCGCCTGGCCCGGAAACGCCTCTTCCCTGATTTCCATCCTGAACAGGCACCAACTCACCGGCATGGTTTTCCGGGGAGACGGAGCACCCCATCTGGCCGGTGGTTTTCCCGGCGCTGTCATGGCCGATAGAATACGCCACGCCCTCGACCCGGATGACCGTTTTCCCGGTCTTCCGGGCAGCCTCTGA